The following proteins are encoded in a genomic region of Phycisphaerales bacterium AB-hyl4:
- a CDS encoding ABC transporter permease yields MAMVADALPVKARGLRRPRLSAGLVGAVLLAAIALPCFLTLPWSVQYYDLQRLTDEAQRQPPSFAEPMGTDTLGRPLLWRCLLGGAISLGVGLSAAVLAMVIGTAWGAVAGYVGGRVDSAMMRLVDVLYGLPYILLVVLVDMALQPTLVAAARLVFAADIATGLGRVVTLMLAIGAVSWLTMARVIRGQVLSLRGQPFIEAARAVGAGPMRLMGIHLLPNLIGPMIVYSTLTVPAAILQESFLSFLGIGIQDPLPSWGNLASDGLRALHALAMGSSNVEWWVLLFPCLLLGLTLMGLNFVGDALRERFDPRSTRA; encoded by the coding sequence ATGGCGATGGTGGCTGATGCACTGCCGGTGAAGGCGCGTGGGCTGCGACGGCCGCGGCTGTCGGCGGGGCTGGTGGGGGCGGTGCTGCTGGCGGCGATCGCGCTGCCTTGCTTTCTGACCTTGCCGTGGTCGGTGCAATATTACGATCTTCAACGGTTGACGGACGAAGCGCAGCGGCAGCCGCCGAGCTTCGCGGAGCCGATGGGTACGGACACGCTGGGGCGTCCGCTGCTGTGGCGTTGCCTGCTCGGTGGGGCGATCAGCCTGGGAGTGGGGCTGAGCGCTGCGGTGCTGGCGATGGTGATCGGCACGGCGTGGGGCGCGGTGGCGGGCTACGTCGGCGGGCGGGTGGACTCGGCGATGATGCGGCTGGTGGATGTGCTCTACGGCCTGCCTTACATCTTGCTGGTCGTGCTCGTGGACATGGCGTTGCAGCCGACGCTGGTCGCGGCGGCCCGGCTGGTGTTCGCCGCCGACATCGCCACCGGCCTCGGCCGAGTGGTCACGCTGATGCTGGCGATCGGGGCAGTGAGCTGGCTGACCATGGCGCGGGTCATCCGGGGGCAGGTACTCAGCCTGCGGGGACAACCTTTCATCGAGGCGGCGCGGGCGGTGGGGGCGGGCCCTATGCGCTTGATGGGAATTCATTTACTGCCGAACCTGATCGGTCCGATGATCGTCTATAGTACTCTGACGGTTCCCGCAGCGATTCTGCAGGAATCGTTCCTCAGCTTCCTGGGTATCGGCATTCAGGACCCGCTGCCAAGCTGGGGCAATCTCGCGTCGGACGGCTTGCGGGCGCTGCACGCGCTGGCGATGGGCAGTTCGAACGTGGAGTGGTGGGTGCTACTGTTCCCCTGCCTGCTGCTGGGGCTGACGCTGATGGGGCTGAACTTCGTCGGCGACGCCCTCCGCGAACGCTTCGACCCCCGCAGCACACGCGCGTGA
- a CDS encoding uracil-DNA glycosylase, translated as MSNAQRRKRVLRQHLKTEALLGTEAVPRGDVVHVVDHDVDAVGDADTSSATRPPAPTPSPTPAPTSAASRSPAAAPAGEPRPTVTESKPLDRKTKVRLLQALDENEVRGCTKCELCHGRTQTVFGEGDPDADILFIGEGPGRDEDEQGRPFVGRSGALLTKMIEAMGLSREQVFIANVVKCRPPNNRTPTPAEVATCWDYLRRQIETIQPKAIVTLGGPAAKAVLDTKEGITKLRGTWHRYEGVSPPVPVMPTFHPAFVLRQYTKENRARVWSDLQAVLKHVKG; from the coding sequence ATGAGCAATGCACAACGACGAAAACGTGTGCTTCGGCAACACCTGAAAACCGAGGCGTTGCTGGGCACGGAGGCAGTGCCGCGTGGGGATGTGGTGCACGTGGTCGACCATGACGTCGACGCGGTGGGCGATGCCGACACGTCGTCGGCGACACGTCCGCCCGCACCCACACCCTCACCCACACCCGCACCCACATCCGCCGCCTCGCGTTCCCCCGCAGCAGCGCCGGCGGGCGAGCCTCGGCCGACGGTGACGGAGAGTAAGCCATTGGATCGCAAGACGAAGGTTCGGCTGCTTCAGGCGCTCGACGAGAACGAAGTGCGCGGCTGCACGAAATGCGAGCTCTGCCACGGCCGAACGCAGACCGTGTTCGGCGAAGGCGACCCCGACGCGGACATCCTGTTCATCGGCGAAGGCCCCGGCCGGGACGAGGACGAGCAGGGCCGCCCCTTCGTCGGCCGATCCGGCGCCCTGCTGACGAAGATGATCGAAGCGATGGGCCTGTCGCGCGAGCAGGTGTTCATTGCGAACGTCGTCAAATGTCGGCCGCCGAACAACCGCACGCCCACGCCCGCCGAGGTCGCGACCTGCTGGGACTACCTGCGTCGGCAGATCGAAACCATTCAGCCCAAGGCGATCGTCACGCTCGGCGGGCCGGCGGCGAAGGCGGTGCTCGATACGAAGGAGGGCATCACGAAGCTGCGAGGCACGTGGCATCGCTACGAAGGCGTGAGCCCGCCCGTGCCCGTGATGCCGACGTTTCACCCGGCGTTCGTGCTCCGCCAGTACACGAAAGAGAACCGCGCTCGCGTCTGGTCCGACTTGCAGGCGGTGCTCAAACATGTGAAGGGTTGA
- a CDS encoding PEP-CTERM sorting domain-containing protein yields the protein MSGRKEGIKVTGIKRGWPGRSPIVMLLAFCMVLGMTASATFAAPINYGNFEGQGVWFNDVREDSSTSTPPLYQEPGVPITVSSSTSGSTVVDQLVFSPDADFASFSPTSTGANADTTDGVLKFTLQAKPGQTISSVRLTEFGDWSLVVLSGGEAIVNVGGGLFAVEGANSSQSTINVSGLPANFTTTSSGTWNGWAELDLSAFAGDAIKISLDNTLQTASMNGAAFIAKKGFAIEVTSVPEPGTMILLAGGAVAMLYRRGRQNAAA from the coding sequence ATGTCCGGCAGGAAAGAAGGTATCAAAGTGACGGGTATAAAACGGGGGTGGCCGGGCAGATCGCCAATCGTGATGTTGCTCGCTTTTTGCATGGTGCTCGGAATGACGGCTTCGGCGACGTTTGCCGCACCGATCAACTACGGCAATTTTGAAGGCCAAGGCGTCTGGTTCAACGATGTTCGCGAAGATTCATCCACCAGCACGCCGCCGCTTTATCAGGAGCCTGGTGTGCCGATCACGGTCAGCAGCTCCACGAGTGGTTCAACTGTGGTCGATCAACTCGTGTTCAGCCCGGATGCGGACTTTGCCTCGTTCTCGCCTACCTCGACGGGGGCAAACGCGGACACCACCGATGGCGTGTTGAAGTTCACCCTTCAGGCCAAGCCGGGCCAGACGATTTCGAGCGTTCGGCTGACCGAGTTCGGCGACTGGTCCCTCGTTGTATTGTCCGGTGGCGAGGCGATTGTCAACGTCGGCGGCGGCCTGTTTGCCGTCGAAGGTGCCAACAGCAGCCAGTCGACCATCAACGTGAGCGGGCTGCCTGCCAACTTCACCACGACCAGTTCGGGGACTTGGAACGGCTGGGCTGAACTGGACCTGAGCGCGTTTGCCGGGGATGCGATCAAGATCAGCCTCGACAACACGCTCCAGACCGCGTCGATGAATGGCGCGGCGTTCATCGCCAAGAAGGGCTTTGCCATCGAAGTGACCAGCGTTCCCGAGCCGGGCACGATGATCCTGCTCGCCGGTGGCGCGGTGGCCATGCTCTATCGCCGCGGCCGCCAGAATGCCGCCGCCTGA
- the carA gene encoding glutamine-hydrolyzing carbamoyl-phosphate synthase small subunit, producing the protein MTNTPPTDPSSNAPESTPGSTPVVARLALEDGAVFTGEAFGDQRPRTIEGEVCFNTSLAGYQEILTDPSYAGQIVTMTYPLIGNYGVNDGDLESARVQPAGFVVRELSNRVSNYRSTQRLEDWLAKQKITGITGIDTRALTRRLRTEGAMNGVLCTDPSLTDEQLVEQARKAPGLVGRNLVQSVSRSEPIVWDRDLGEWAPLQGRVEKSDRRFKVVALDCGAKLNIVRNLVDVGCDVTLVPWDTSPEKILEFKPDGLFVSNGPGDPAAVTATIANLKKLKGKLPTFGICLGHQLTALSMGAKTYKLPFGHRGGNQPVQNLHTSKVEITSQNHGFAVDAKSLEKAGGEPTHINLNDSTLEGFRHKDLPIFAVQYHPEASPGPHDARYLFDCFVEMMRTGQSPTGEQMDSAQRRRNAIAD; encoded by the coding sequence ATGACCAACACCCCCCCAACCGATCCCTCCAGCAACGCCCCCGAAAGCACCCCCGGAAGCACCCCCGTCGTCGCCCGCCTCGCGCTCGAAGACGGGGCCGTGTTCACCGGTGAAGCCTTCGGCGACCAGCGGCCACGCACCATCGAAGGCGAAGTCTGCTTCAACACCAGTCTCGCCGGCTACCAGGAAATCCTCACCGACCCCTCCTACGCCGGCCAGATCGTCACGATGACCTATCCGCTTATCGGCAACTACGGCGTCAACGACGGTGACCTCGAATCCGCCCGCGTCCAGCCCGCCGGCTTCGTCGTCCGCGAACTTTCCAACCGCGTGTCCAACTACCGCTCCACCCAGCGCCTCGAAGACTGGCTCGCCAAGCAGAAAATCACCGGCATCACCGGCATCGACACCCGTGCCCTGACCCGCCGACTCCGCACCGAAGGCGCGATGAACGGCGTTTTGTGCACCGACCCCAGCCTCACCGACGAACAGCTCGTCGAGCAGGCCCGCAAAGCCCCGGGACTCGTCGGCCGAAACCTTGTTCAGTCCGTCAGCCGATCCGAGCCGATTGTCTGGGACCGCGACCTCGGCGAATGGGCGCCGCTCCAAGGCAGGGTTGAGAAGTCCGACCGCCGATTCAAGGTCGTGGCGCTGGATTGCGGCGCGAAACTGAACATTGTTCGGAATCTGGTTGATGTTGGCTGCGATGTGACGCTCGTGCCGTGGGACACCTCTCCGGAGAAGATCCTCGAGTTCAAGCCCGACGGCCTGTTCGTCTCCAACGGCCCCGGCGACCCCGCCGCGGTGACCGCCACCATCGCCAACCTCAAGAAGCTTAAGGGCAAACTGCCGACGTTCGGCATCTGCCTCGGCCATCAGCTTACCGCATTGTCCATGGGAGCAAAGACTTACAAGCTTCCGTTCGGGCATCGCGGCGGCAATCAGCCGGTGCAGAACCTCCACACCTCCAAGGTGGAGATCACCAGCCAGAACCACGGCTTCGCCGTGGACGCGAAAAGCCTCGAAAAGGCCGGCGGCGAGCCGACGCATATCAACCTCAACGACTCGACGCTCGAAGGCTTCCGTCACAAGGATCTGCCGATTTTCGCCGTGCAGTACCACCCCGAAGCCAGCCCGGGCCCGCACGACGCCCGCTACCTGTTCGACTGTTTCGTCGAAATGATGCGGACCGGCCAAAGCCCCACCGGGGAACAAATGGACAGCGCTCAGCGACGGCGGAACGCGATTGCCGACTGA
- a CDS encoding AEC family transporter has product MLWDLLVQLGVIAYTVVLPLLLMIGIGYVVQRALGLEMATLTRLNFYLVVPGMVYFVLVDSDVAWGDIGTVVGFSLLAMIVWTGMTLLVARLRGVERDQRRAMLMSVIFYNAGNYGLPLQELAFRPVGRSELAMGLQVFVMLVQNLTSFTIGILLAAGRSGDGMWKRNLVQILKFPPIYAVAAAGLTIAVRHLLGDRSDDVANALEPFWDTVLYVKDGFVVIALATLGAQLANVTRGQVYYPVTTTVVLRLLAAPLVGFVLIWLMGIEGLTAQVLLISTATPTSVNCLLLCLQFKNHPDYVARSVFYSTVLSPVTVTLVILLARGGVV; this is encoded by the coding sequence ATGCTTTGGGATCTGCTCGTCCAACTTGGAGTGATCGCTTATACGGTGGTGCTGCCGTTGCTGCTGATGATCGGCATCGGCTACGTGGTTCAGCGCGCGCTGGGGCTGGAGATGGCGACGCTCACCCGGCTGAACTTCTACCTCGTCGTGCCGGGCATGGTGTACTTCGTTCTGGTCGACTCCGACGTCGCGTGGGGCGATATCGGCACGGTGGTGGGCTTCAGTCTGCTGGCGATGATCGTGTGGACGGGCATGACGCTGCTGGTCGCCCGGCTAAGGGGGGTGGAGCGCGACCAACGGCGAGCGATGCTCATGTCCGTCATCTTCTACAACGCGGGCAACTACGGCCTGCCGTTGCAGGAGCTGGCCTTCCGGCCCGTCGGCCGAAGCGAACTGGCGATGGGGCTGCAGGTGTTCGTCATGCTGGTGCAGAACCTCACCAGCTTCACGATCGGCATTCTGCTGGCGGCCGGCCGATCGGGTGATGGCATGTGGAAGCGGAACCTGGTTCAGATTCTGAAGTTTCCGCCGATTTACGCGGTGGCCGCTGCCGGGCTGACGATCGCCGTGCGTCACCTGCTGGGCGATCGCAGCGATGACGTCGCTAACGCGCTCGAGCCGTTCTGGGACACGGTGCTTTATGTCAAGGACGGGTTCGTCGTGATTGCACTGGCCACGCTGGGGGCGCAGCTGGCGAACGTGACGCGCGGCCAGGTCTATTACCCGGTGACGACGACGGTCGTGCTTCGGCTGCTGGCGGCGCCGCTGGTGGGGTTCGTGTTGATCTGGCTGATGGGGATTGAGGGGTTGACGGCGCAGGTGCTGCTGATTTCGACCGCAACGCCGACGAGTGTGAACTGCTTGCTGCTGTGCCTGCAGTTTAAGAATCATCCGGACTATGTGGCGCGAAGCGTGTTTTACTCGACGGTGCTTTCGCCGGTGACGGTGACGCTGGTGATTCTGCTGGCACGCGGGGGGGTGGTTTAG
- the ruvX gene encoding Holliday junction resolvase RuvX: MRYLAIDLGAKRTGIATGDDTTGLATPIDVITTTSDAERLNRLAKLIDEHGPDALVLGMPLNMDGSPGPAAKHAQAFADQLTQRFNLPVHPVDERLSSDAANRQMAQTGLTHKQKKARRDALAAAVILQDFLNSKRTP, translated from the coding sequence ATGCGATACCTCGCCATCGACCTCGGCGCAAAACGCACCGGCATCGCCACCGGCGACGACACCACCGGCCTCGCCACGCCCATCGACGTCATCACCACCACCAGCGACGCCGAGCGACTCAACCGCCTCGCCAAACTCATCGACGAGCATGGCCCCGACGCCCTCGTCCTCGGCATGCCCCTGAACATGGACGGCTCGCCAGGCCCCGCCGCGAAACACGCCCAGGCCTTCGCCGACCAACTCACCCAACGCTTCAATCTTCCTGTCCACCCCGTTGACGAACGCCTCAGCTCCGACGCCGCCAACCGCCAGATGGCTCAGACAGGCTTGACGCACAAGCAGAAAAAAGCCCGCCGCGACGCCCTCGCCGCCGCAGTCATCCTTCAAGACTTCCTCAATTCAAAACGCACCCCATAA
- a CDS encoding TVP38/TMEM64 family protein — translation MSMGTDVDEQTKEKRRLGRQLGPLGVLAGAAALLPPVGGLVVLGTLDVVGPWLADRPAVGLMLYVTGFVVFAGLALLPTYAQAVLGGWAFGFVWGYPAALVGFVGASWLGYAVASRFARPGAQAAIDERPQWRAIQRAFLGQGFWRTTVLVALVRLPPVSPFAMTNMVLAGAGVGRGAYLLGTLAGMAPRTGLAVFAAAGVAQWREAEMPGDWVYVLGAAATVVVLIVLTWIGRRAMRTVKEAGAGEG, via the coding sequence ATGTCTATGGGTACTGATGTGGATGAACAGACGAAAGAGAAGCGTCGGCTTGGGCGTCAGCTCGGGCCGTTGGGCGTGCTGGCGGGGGCGGCGGCGTTGCTTCCGCCGGTGGGTGGGCTGGTGGTGCTGGGTACGTTGGACGTGGTGGGGCCGTGGCTGGCGGATCGGCCAGCGGTGGGGTTGATGCTTTATGTGACGGGTTTTGTGGTATTTGCGGGTCTGGCGTTGTTGCCGACGTATGCGCAGGCGGTGCTGGGTGGGTGGGCGTTTGGTTTCGTGTGGGGATACCCGGCGGCGTTGGTGGGGTTTGTGGGTGCGTCGTGGCTGGGGTATGCGGTGGCGAGTCGGTTTGCTCGGCCGGGTGCGCAGGCGGCGATTGACGAGCGGCCGCAGTGGCGTGCGATTCAGCGGGCGTTTCTGGGTCAGGGGTTCTGGCGGACGACGGTGCTGGTGGCGTTGGTGCGGTTGCCGCCGGTGTCGCCGTTTGCGATGACGAACATGGTGCTGGCTGGCGCGGGCGTTGGGCGAGGGGCGTACCTGCTGGGCACGCTGGCGGGCATGGCGCCGCGGACGGGGCTGGCGGTGTTCGCCGCGGCGGGGGTGGCGCAATGGCGAGAAGCAGAGATGCCGGGCGACTGGGTGTACGTGCTCGGGGCGGCGGCGACGGTGGTCGTGCTGATCGTGCTGACGTGGATCGGTCGGCGGGCGATGCGGACGGTGAAAGAAGCAGGAGCGGGGGAGGGGTAG
- a CDS encoding Rrf2 family transcriptional regulator, whose amino-acid sequence MIYSSACAYAIRALSWLALKNPQGYTLLDELCEQTDLPRHFLAKVFQDLVRAGVLVSARGRGGGFALARPADSIRLMEVVEAIDGTQALKQCVVGMARCNDEQPCPQHDQWKPLRSQIRAFLDETTLLRASETLNRKLELIGATSPAEALARDMGPKRKR is encoded by the coding sequence ATGATCTATTCCAGTGCCTGTGCCTATGCCATTCGTGCGTTGAGTTGGTTGGCACTGAAGAACCCGCAGGGCTATACGCTGCTGGATGAGCTTTGCGAGCAGACGGACCTGCCGCGGCATTTTCTGGCGAAGGTGTTTCAGGATCTGGTGCGTGCGGGGGTGCTGGTGAGTGCTCGCGGCCGAGGCGGCGGCTTTGCGCTCGCGCGGCCGGCGGACTCGATTCGGCTGATGGAGGTTGTGGAGGCAATCGACGGCACGCAGGCGTTGAAGCAGTGTGTGGTGGGGATGGCGCGTTGTAATGATGAGCAGCCTTGCCCGCAGCACGATCAGTGGAAGCCGTTGCGTTCGCAGATTCGCGCGTTTCTGGATGAGACGACGCTGTTGCGGGCGAGCGAGACGCTGAACCGCAAGCTGGAGTTGATTGGCGCGACGAGCCCCGCCGAGGCGCTGGCTCGCGATATGGGTCCGAAGCGGAAGCGGTGA
- a CDS encoding 16S rRNA (uracil(1498)-N(3))-methyltransferase, with translation MANAAARFYCPNLPHPRLAGSRCELDAHESHHARKVLRLKPGAPVELFDGAGGLARGRLVDYDGRTALCEVNSVERIDPLRPQIVVAAAVPKAGRAEPMVNQLSQVGADRFVPMMTQRSVVDPREGKLERFERHAIESAKQCSRLHVLTVEAAQSFETLLTDTADVRLLAAPGDGSPTDLPERVHRAARVLVLVGPEGGFTDEELTAADKAGFERWAFGPYVMRIETAAVVAAAMLRQLS, from the coding sequence ATGGCCAACGCCGCTGCCCGATTTTACTGTCCGAACCTGCCACACCCCCGGCTTGCCGGCTCGCGTTGCGAACTCGACGCCCACGAGTCGCATCATGCGCGCAAAGTCTTGCGCCTCAAGCCCGGAGCGCCGGTGGAGCTGTTCGATGGCGCTGGGGGCCTGGCGCGTGGCCGACTGGTCGACTATGACGGGCGGACGGCGTTGTGCGAGGTCAACTCGGTGGAGCGGATTGATCCGCTTCGGCCACAGATCGTTGTCGCCGCGGCGGTGCCCAAGGCCGGCCGCGCCGAGCCAATGGTCAACCAGCTCAGCCAGGTTGGGGCTGACCGGTTTGTGCCGATGATGACGCAGCGCAGCGTCGTCGACCCGCGCGAGGGCAAACTCGAACGCTTCGAGCGGCATGCGATCGAGTCGGCCAAGCAGTGCAGCCGACTGCACGTGCTCACCGTCGAGGCGGCGCAATCGTTTGAAACATTATTAACCGACACGGCCGACGTTCGGCTGCTGGCGGCGCCGGGCGACGGTTCGCCGACGGACTTGCCCGAGCGTGTGCATCGCGCGGCGCGGGTGCTGGTGCTTGTCGGGCCGGAGGGTGGCTTTACCGACGAGGAACTGACGGCTGCGGACAAGGCAGGGTTTGAACGCTGGGCGTTCGGGCCTTACGTGATGCGCATCGAGACGGCGGCGGTGGTCGCGGCGGCAATGCTGCGACAGCTATCGTAA
- a CDS encoding class I SAM-dependent methyltransferase has protein sequence MPNYDQTFNARGNLYNEAMTICPAAREPERERLLARLQPCAGEVVVDAPAGGGYLAEGVAARGAEVVCIEPAARFAEAIAGRFTTHICPLTDMHLPDSQADKLGSLAGLHHLDADEVGCFFQQAWRVLKPGGRIVVADVKANTPTATFLNGPVDEWTETGHKGRFFDEGMFTEHLTAAGFEQIEETWDQFSWDYPDHETMVCFAWHLFGMTRATMEMVEAALTEHLKPWTDDAGTHMRWSLIYASAIKPAYA, from the coding sequence ATGCCGAACTACGACCAGACGTTCAACGCCCGGGGGAATCTCTACAACGAAGCCATGACCATCTGCCCGGCCGCCCGCGAGCCGGAGCGCGAGCGGCTGCTCGCCCGACTGCAACCCTGCGCCGGCGAAGTGGTCGTCGATGCGCCGGCAGGCGGCGGCTATCTCGCGGAAGGCGTGGCGGCGCGTGGCGCGGAGGTGGTCTGCATCGAGCCGGCGGCGCGTTTCGCCGAGGCGATCGCCGGCCGATTCACGACGCACATCTGCCCGCTGACCGATATGCACCTGCCCGACAGCCAGGCGGACAAACTCGGCAGCCTTGCCGGGCTGCATCACCTGGACGCGGACGAGGTCGGCTGCTTCTTCCAACAGGCGTGGCGAGTGCTCAAGCCCGGCGGCCGCATCGTCGTCGCCGACGTTAAAGCCAACACACCCACGGCCACATTCCTTAACGGCCCGGTGGATGAATGGACCGAGACCGGCCACAAGGGTCGCTTCTTCGACGAGGGCATGTTCACCGAGCACCTCACCGCGGCCGGCTTTGAGCAGATCGAAGAAACATGGGACCAGTTCAGCTGGGACTACCCCGACCACGAGACGATGGTGTGTTTCGCGTGGCATTTGTTCGGCATGACGCGTGCCACCATGGAGATGGTCGAAGCCGCATTGACAGAACACCTCAAGCCATGGACCGATGACGCGGGTACGCATATGCGCTGGTCGCTGATCTATGCTTCCGCGATCAAGCCCGCCTACGCCTGA
- a CDS encoding ferritin-like domain-containing protein, with product MAQKKNDNKDLLAYTSIDDTLRKKIIAELQKSYNMELETVMNYLANAIFLDGMLAKEVKESLDADVTEELGHARQLAMRIKILGGDIPGSQGLKMEQGSLQPPKNTTDVISVIKGVIEAETGAIEQYQKIIEMTGDDTDPVTQDLCVELKGDEEEHRREFVGFLREYDTLKEMLK from the coding sequence ATGGCTCAAAAGAAAAACGACAACAAAGACCTGCTTGCCTATACGTCGATCGACGACACGCTGCGCAAGAAGATCATCGCCGAGCTTCAAAAGAGCTACAACATGGAACTCGAAACGGTGATGAACTACCTGGCCAACGCCATCTTTCTCGACGGCATGCTTGCCAAGGAAGTCAAGGAAAGCCTCGATGCCGACGTGACCGAAGAGCTTGGCCATGCGCGACAGCTTGCGATGCGCATCAAAATCCTCGGCGGCGATATCCCCGGCTCGCAAGGCCTGAAAATGGAACAAGGCTCCCTCCAGCCGCCAAAGAATACGACCGACGTGATTTCCGTGATCAAAGGCGTCATCGAAGCCGAGACCGGCGCAATCGAGCAGTATCAGAAAATCATCGAAATGACCGGCGACGACACCGACCCCGTCACGCAGGATCTCTGCGTGGAACTCAAGGGCGACGAAGAAGAACACCGCCGTGAGTTCGTCGGCTTCCTCCGCGAGTATGACACGCTCAAGGAAATGCTTAAGTAA
- a CDS encoding mannose-1-phosphate guanylyltransferase, which translates to MRYALIIAGGSGTRLWPMSTRAVPKQLIPFIEGRSLLQIAMDRLEGLLPRERIYICAGESHKQAMLDRLPNFDEAQFIGEPVGRDTLNAVGLGTAVLTKQDPRAVIAIFTADHLIRPEDEFRQIVERGFELAEQRDDVLVTFGIRPTQPSTGFGYLDLGDALPEHDAFAVNQFKEKPDAPTAEQYVAAGPERYLWNSGMFVWRGQTLLDCIQKYAPENREGLDKCAQAWGGRDWQRVVGEVYPTLKKISVDYAVMEPASRDEAVTVAAVPMPLQWLDVGSWPSFGKTCQTDDAGNAAAGCRHLMISSKNTLIASNDAAHLIATVGVEDLIVIHTDKATLVCRASEAEQIKKLHEQVGERFGDEYL; encoded by the coding sequence ATGCGCTATGCGTTAATAATTGCCGGCGGCTCGGGCACGCGGTTGTGGCCGATGTCGACCCGGGCCGTACCGAAACAGTTGATTCCGTTCATCGAGGGCCGAAGCCTGTTGCAGATCGCGATGGATCGGCTGGAAGGCCTGCTGCCGCGCGAGCGGATTTACATCTGCGCCGGCGAGTCGCATAAGCAGGCGATGCTCGATCGGCTGCCGAACTTCGACGAAGCGCAGTTCATCGGCGAGCCGGTGGGCCGCGACACGCTCAACGCGGTGGGCCTGGGCACGGCCGTGCTGACGAAGCAGGACCCGCGAGCCGTGATCGCGATTTTCACCGCCGACCATCTCATTCGCCCGGAGGATGAGTTTCGTCAGATCGTCGAGCGCGGCTTCGAGTTGGCGGAGCAGCGCGACGATGTGCTGGTGACCTTCGGCATCCGCCCGACACAGCCCTCGACCGGCTTCGGCTACCTGGACTTGGGCGATGCACTGCCCGAGCATGACGCGTTTGCGGTCAATCAGTTCAAAGAAAAGCCCGACGCGCCCACGGCCGAGCAATACGTGGCCGCGGGCCCGGAGCGATACTTGTGGAACAGCGGGATGTTCGTCTGGCGCGGTCAGACGTTGCTCGACTGCATACAGAAGTATGCGCCGGAGAATCGTGAAGGGCTCGACAAGTGTGCACAGGCGTGGGGCGGCCGGGACTGGCAGCGCGTGGTGGGCGAGGTGTATCCGACGCTGAAGAAAATCAGCGTGGACTATGCGGTGATGGAGCCGGCGTCGCGCGACGAGGCGGTGACGGTGGCGGCCGTGCCGATGCCGTTGCAGTGGCTGGACGTGGGATCGTGGCCGAGCTTCGGCAAGACCTGCCAGACAGACGATGCGGGCAACGCCGCGGCGGGGTGTCGCCATTTGATGATCAGTTCGAAAAACACGCTGATCGCGTCGAATGACGCCGCGCATTTGATTGCGACCGTGGGGGTGGAAGACCTGATTGTCATCCACACCGACAAGGCCACGCTGGTATGTCGCGCAAGCGAGGCAGAGCAGATCAAGAAGCTGCACGAACAGGTCGGCGAGCGCTTTGGTGATGAGTATCTGTAG
- a CDS encoding chlorite dismutase family protein, with product MEREAIEKPDLSEKGRAGQTLDRRLFVQLLAFTGSGPTDPLIGALQSRDDITATLYEDATDPRGVALLTLSEDPAFFVGPLRDMLNVGPWAALTPRPELTMFGRTYSLGYEPDLEETLINRPRNTALNPDWPWAIWYPLRRSGQFMQLPEDEQREILMEHGKIGFAFGRADYAHDIRLACHGLDRHDNDFVVGIIGKELHPLSAVVQAMRGTTQTSLYLEHLGPFFIGRAAYQTAP from the coding sequence ATGGAACGTGAAGCCATCGAAAAACCCGACCTCTCCGAAAAGGGCCGTGCCGGCCAAACCCTCGACCGCCGCCTGTTCGTGCAACTGCTCGCCTTTACCGGCAGCGGCCCCACCGACCCGCTCATCGGCGCACTCCAGTCACGCGACGACATCACCGCCACGCTCTACGAAGACGCCACCGACCCCCGCGGCGTCGCCCTGCTGACGCTCAGCGAAGACCCGGCGTTCTTCGTCGGCCCGCTGCGCGATATGCTCAACGTCGGGCCGTGGGCTGCCCTCACCCCCAGACCCGAATTGACCATGTTCGGCCGAACGTACAGCCTCGGCTATGAACCCGACCTCGAAGAAACACTCATCAATCGCCCGCGCAATACCGCACTCAACCCCGACTGGCCGTGGGCGATCTGGTACCCGCTTCGCCGTAGCGGACAGTTCATGCAACTGCCCGAAGACGAGCAGCGCGAGATCCTCATGGAGCATGGCAAGATCGGCTTCGCCTTCGGCCGCGCCGACTACGCCCACGACATCCGCCTCGCCTGTCATGGCCTTGACCGTCACGACAACGACTTCGTCGTCGGCATCATCGGCAAGGAACTGCACCCGCTCTCCGCCGTCGTCCAGGCCATGCGCGGCACGACCCAGACGTCGCTTTACCTCGAACATCTGGGCCCGTTTTTCATCGGTAGAGCCGCCTACCAGACCGCCCCATAA